Part of the Prevotella communis genome is shown below.
GGAATCACCGTGCGACGCCCATGTTGCGTATTGTTGATACCAAAGGTCTCACCCAGCGTCACCTTCAGTTGCAAGGCAAACTCCAACTGGGGTGTGTCTTTAGGAGCCTCAACCTGCGCATGGATACCCAGCGCGAAAACAGCCATCAGGGCAGTCAGCAAAAATTTCTTGGTCATCATAGTTAATGGTTTTTTAATAGATATGATTAATGAATAATATTTCTTGGATGATGATTAAGCACCTCGTCACGCAGGGTCTGCATGGACATGTGGGTGTATATCTCCGTGGTGCCTATGCTCTCGTGGCCCAGCAGAGCCTGAATGACACGCAGGTCGGCACCACCTTCCAATAGCGCCGTAGCAAAGGAGTGGCGCAGGGTGTGGGGCGAGATGGTTTTCTTGATGCCAGCCTCCTCGGCCTGTGTCTTCAGCATGATGAGTACCATCACTCGCGTGAGATGTGCCCCTCGGCGGTTCAGGAAGACATAATCCTCCTCGCCAGGCTTTATCTTCAGCGAGTTGCGCCAGGGCAGATAGTTCTCTATCTCCCTCAGAGCTGTATTAGAGATCGGCACCAGGCGCTCCTTGGAACCCTTGCCAAGGATACGCAGATAGCGCTCGTCGGCATAGAGTTGCGACCATTTCAGATTCACCAGCTCCGACACACGCAGTCCGCAGGAGAAGAGCACCTCGATAATAGCCCTGTTTCTGTGGCCCTCAGGTTTTGACAGGTCGATAGAGTCTTTCAACTGGTCCACCTCCTGAGGCGTCAGGAACTCAGGCAGATGTTCGCCCAGCACAGGCGACTCCAGCAGTTCGGTGGGGTCGTTATCCATATAGCCATCCATCACAAGGAAGCGATAGAACGAGCGTACCCCACTCAGTATGCGGCATTGTGAGCGCGGACCTATGCCCACATCGTGCAGTCCGGCAGCAAAAGTCTGCAGGTCCGACAGTTCCACATCCGTCACCCGTTTCCCCTCATGACCCAGGAAGACAAGCAACTTATCCAGGTCGAGGGCATACGCCTCCAACGTATTCGGCGACACGCTGCGCTGCAGGCGCAGGTAGCGCAGATAGTCCTTCCTGATTTTACTTGTCTGTTCGTCCATTGGTTTCCTGTTAAGGCTGCAAATATACGTACTTTTTCTGAAATGAACGAATAAATTTGGTATTTCTCTTGTTTTGACCTATGTCAAAGTGTTGACAAGCGTCAAATAAAATAACTTTTTCTTTCGAAAATAGCGCCAAAGAGATACAACGTATCAGAAAGTGTCGTACCTTTGCATCGTCAAAAGGATAACAGAGCTCCAAAGAGAGGAGCTATAACAAAAAGACAGGATAACATATTAAGAATTAAAAAGTTAGAGAAAGGGAAAGATTATGACGTTGACATTTATTTCACTGGCCGTAGAGGCTGTAGCAGCCATCGAGGCAATGTACATCTGCAAGAATGCAAAGATGTTTTTAAAGTAAGAAAAAGAGAAAGTGTAGAATCATAAAAAATGAAATCCGCAAGCTCAGCAGAGCCTGCGGATTATTATTTTCTAGAAGTGGAACCGGCCGGATAGCATGAGGCAGAATTGCCGAATACCATCGAAGCCGTCAAGCTGCTTAATATTTTCTGGACGGGACACGTTGGCAAATGGCCTTAGGAGGTCTATGCCCACCCCCGCAGTCTCTGATACCTTATACTCAAGTCCGAATGAGACCCTTCCTCCATAGCCAAATTCTGAATTATCGCCGTACAAGCTATAGGCCAGACCTAAACCAAAATATGCATCTATACTTAATCTGCTATCGAGGTCACCTCCAATCACAAAACAGGGACCAGCATATAATAATGTGTAACCAGATGCATTAAAAAGAGGTGCCTTCTCTACATCTGC
Proteins encoded:
- a CDS encoding site-specific tyrosine recombinase, with protein sequence MDEQTSKIRKDYLRYLRLQRSVSPNTLEAYALDLDKLLVFLGHEGKRVTDVELSDLQTFAAGLHDVGIGPRSQCRILSGVRSFYRFLVMDGYMDNDPTELLESPVLGEHLPEFLTPQEVDQLKDSIDLSKPEGHRNRAIIEVLFSCGLRVSELVNLKWSQLYADERYLRILGKGSKERLVPISNTALREIENYLPWRNSLKIKPGEEDYVFLNRRGAHLTRVMVLIMLKTQAEEAGIKKTISPHTLRHSFATALLEGGADLRVIQALLGHESIGTTEIYTHMSMQTLRDEVLNHHPRNIIH